One part of the candidate division WOR-3 bacterium genome encodes these proteins:
- a CDS encoding PIN domain-containing protein, translated as MKSGKVNKRYVLDTSALFTLIKDEKGSETVDDILTRSRNKKCESFISFISFTEVYYIAWQGKGESAAKELVILLKALPLQCVEPCERITLSAGRIKANHRLSVSDAFIAATAHDKKAVLVHKDPGLESVSDFVETLQLPYKNR; from the coding sequence ATGAAGAGCGGAAAAGTGAATAAAAGATACGTTTTAGATACTTCAGCACTGTTTACTCTCATAAAAGACGAAAAAGGGAGCGAAACGGTAGATGATATTTTAACGAGATCAAGAAACAAAAAATGCGAGAGTTTTATTTCTTTTATCTCTTTTACCGAAGTTTATTACATAGCATGGCAGGGAAAAGGAGAAAGCGCGGCAAAAGAATTGGTAATATTGCTAAAAGCGTTACCCCTGCAATGCGTCGAGCCCTGCGAAAGAATTACATTGTCGGCCGGCAGGATAAAAGCAAACCACAGGCTTTCCGTTTCCGACGCTTTTATTGCCGCGACAGCTCACGATAAAAAGGCTGTACTTGTCCATAAAGATCCTGGACTCGAATCAGTTTCAGATTTTGTTGAAACACTTCAATTGCCTTATAAAAACAGATAA
- a CDS encoding phosphatase PAP2 family protein → MLKFSARINKLHLLGNRYFYVTLILSFLAVLTAVPVVNMSIFRFLNNLSSVTGENVWIFFTFFSDGLVSFVILTPFVRKKPKIIFAVIIAAIISTILNQILKRSFHVLRPTRVLDRNSMILIGPDWGQYSFPSGHASMVFVLASVISEEGKRPLKIIVLFIASIIAISRAVVGVHWPFDITAGAAMGWISGCLGYCIAGKILWGTGRKAAIFYGFLLAVCCIVLFLWDYSGFDGIMLFQKTVALVFFAVCLVEVFYLMKRSPKS, encoded by the coding sequence ATGTTAAAGTTCTCGGCGAGAATAAATAAACTTCACCTCCTTGGAAACCGGTATTTTTACGTAACACTGATTTTGTCGTTTCTCGCAGTTCTCACTGCCGTGCCTGTTGTCAACATGTCTATTTTCAGATTCCTCAATAATTTATCGTCGGTAACGGGAGAGAATGTCTGGATTTTTTTTACATTCTTTTCCGACGGGTTGGTCTCTTTTGTCATCCTGACTCCTTTTGTTAGGAAAAAACCTAAAATAATATTTGCTGTCATCATCGCCGCAATAATTTCGACAATATTAAACCAAATACTGAAGAGGTCATTTCACGTCCTCAGGCCGACGAGGGTCCTGGACAGGAACTCAATGATTCTCATAGGACCTGACTGGGGACAGTATTCTTTTCCGTCGGGGCATGCGTCGATGGTTTTTGTACTGGCTTCAGTTATATCCGAAGAGGGGAAGAGGCCGCTTAAAATAATTGTTTTGTTTATAGCTTCAATTATCGCCATTTCACGGGCAGTCGTCGGGGTCCATTGGCCGTTTGACATAACTGCTGGAGCCGCTATGGGATGGATTTCAGGTTGCTTGGGTTACTGTATTGCCGGAAAGATCTTGTGGGGCACAGGCAGAAAAGCGGCGATCTTTTACGGATTTCTTTTGGCAGTATGCTGTATCGTTCTTTTTTTGTGGGACTATTCGGGTTTTGATGGAATCATGCTTTTTCAAAAGACAGTAGCCCTTGTTTTCTTTGCTGTTTGTTTAGTTGAAGTTTTTTATTTGATGAAAAGATCGCCTAAATCTTAA
- a CDS encoding AbrB/MazE/SpoVT family DNA-binding domain-containing protein codes for MLSTVTIRGQTAIPSAIRKKYKILPKSKLAWLDDGFTISVLPIPKDPVNELRGKYKNIDFLKALIESRNEERKSE; via the coding sequence ATGCTAAGCACGGTAACCATAAGGGGTCAAACCGCCATACCCTCGGCCATAAGAAAAAAATACAAAATTCTCCCAAAGTCTAAACTGGCTTGGCTTGACGACGGATTTACAATATCAGTTCTGCCTATACCAAAAGATCCTGTAAATGAGTTGAGGGGGAAATATAAAAACATAGATTTCTTGAAAGCTTTGATAGAATCGAGGAATGAAGAGCGGAAAAGTGAATAA
- a CDS encoding nucleotidyltransferase domain-containing protein: MSRQKIRNIILKHLREYNPELIGLFGSYARKEDGKGSDIDILVRFHGNISLLQLLRIENELTDKLGIKVDLVTEGS; this comes from the coding sequence ATGTCTCGACAAAAAATTAGAAATATTATCCTCAAGCATTTAAGGGAATATAATCCGGAGTTAATAGGATTGTTCGGATCTTATGCTCGAAAAGAAGATGGAAAAGGAAGCGATATTGATATTCTTGTGCGTTTTCATGGTAATATTTCACTTCTTCAATTATTGCGAATTGAAAATGAACTTACAGATAAGCTTGGAATAAAAGTTGATTTGGTAACAGAAGGATCAAT